In Micromonospora inyonensis, the genomic window CACCACCCGGGACAGCACGTCGCGGCCCAGCGCGTCGGCGCCGAGCGGCAGCCGCGTCGACGGCGCGGACCAGGGCACGGCCACCGGCTGTTCCGGGTCGTTTGGGGCGAGGTGCCGGCCGAGCAGGGCCAGCGCGACCACCGCCAGCGCCGCGACCGGGGTGACCATGTCCCAGCGCAGCCGCATCAGTGAGTACCGCCCAACGCTGCGGTGCAGCGGGCAGCGGCGGGACGAGCAGTCCGGTGCACCGCCGCGGCGGCGAGATCGGCGAGCAGCATCCCGACCAGCACGGCCACCACCGGCATCAGGGCCGCGCCCTGCACCACCGGCACGTCCCGCACCGCCACCGCCGACACGAGTAGCCCACCGAGGCCGGGAAAGCCGTACACAGTTTCCACCAGGGCGGTTCCGGCCGCGAGCCACCCGGCGGTCAGGGCAAGCACCTGAATCGCGGGCACGGCCAGGAACGGCAGCACGTGGCGGCGCAGCACCAGTGCCGGTGGCAGGCCGCGCCGGTACGCGTCGACGACGTGCGGCCGGCGCAGGGTGTCGGTCAGCACTCCGCGCAGCAGCGTGCCGGCGAACGCGGCCGACGGCAGCGCGAGGGCCAGCGCCGGCAGAAGGAGCATCCGAGGCTCCTGCCACGGGTGGCCACCCAGTGGCAGCAGGGACACGGCGGGCAGCCATCCCAACATCCCGGACAGCAACGCGCCGAGAGCCGCCGCGTAGACGGCCTGCGGCACCGCGGCGAGACCGGCAGCGAGCGTTCCGCCCCGGCCCCGACACAGATGCGTGACGACCAGGCCGGCCGTGGTCAGCAGCACGGTCACCGCCAGCGCGGCGGCGACCAGGCTGATGGTGGCGGGCAGACGCTGGCCGAGCAGGTCGCTCACCGGTCGGCCGCTGCTCAGCGACCGGCCCAGGTCGCCCTGGAGCAGCCCACCCAGCCACCGCAGATACCGCATGACCAGCGGCTCGTCCAGGCCGAGTTGCTCGCGCGCCCGCGCGACCTGCTCCGGTGACGCCCGCCCGGCGTCCCGGAGGGTCCCCGCGTCTCCCGGTAGCGCCTCGGTGGCGGCGAAGACCACTGCGGTGGCCGCCAGTGCCAGCAGCGCCGTGCGGGCGAGGCGGCGTGCGATCACTTCGCCTTCCAGGCACGTTCGATGAACATCCGCTGGAAGCCGGGACCGTCGGGCAGGTCGTGCACACCGGGCGCGATCAGGTCCAGCCCGTCTCCGACGCCCCACACCACGTACCCGCCGTCGCGCCACAGGTCCTGCTGGATGCGGGCGAGCCGGGCGTTGCGCTCGGCCGGGTCGAGGATGCCCATGGCGGCGTTGAACTCGGCGTCGAACGGGGCGCTGCGCCAGGCGGTCTCGTTGGTCGGGGCGGCGGCCAACAGCCCGACGCGTACCAGGTCGGGGAAGGAGATGCCGCCGTAGTAGCCCACGTAGAAGTTCTTCTTGGCGTAGATGGCGGTCCAGTAGGTGTCGGCCGGCTCGAGCTTCACCTCGACCCGCACCCCGATGTCGGCGAGCTGCTTGGCGTACAGGGTGGCCGTGGTGTCCATGCCGGGGTACGACGTCGTGGTGTGCAGGGTCAGCCTCAGCCCGTCCGCGTGCCCAGCCTGCTTGAGCAGATCCCTGGCCCGGTCCATGTCCCGGGTGCGTTGGGTCAGTCCCTTCGGGTACGACGGGTCGTACGGGGTGGGCAGGTCGTTGGCGATCTGGCCGTAACCGAGGAACACCGTGTCGACGAGTGCCTGCCGGTCGGCGGCGAGTCGGAACGCCTCACGTACCCTCGGATCGCTGAACGGCGCGCTGTCCAGGCGCATGATGATCGGATACTCGGTGACGCCCTTGCGGCGTACGACCTGCACTCCACCGCCGGCCTCGGCGGCCTTGACGGCCGCCGGGCTGACGCTGCCGGCGACGTCCGCTTGGCCGGAGGTGACGGCGACGGCACGGGCCTGCGGGTCGGCGACCGCCCGGATCTCGATCCGGTCCAGGTGGGGTCGCTCGCCCCACCAGTGGTCGTTGCGGACGAGCACGGCGGTCTGGGCGTCGGTCCCGGTCACCCGGAACGGCCCCGAGCCGTGCACGGGCTTGGAGAAGTCGGTGCTGCCGTCGGGGACCACGAAGCTGATGGATTCCAGCGCCTTCGGGGCTTCGGCCATCGGTGCCCGGGTCGCCAGGATCACCGTGTGGTCGTCGGGTGCGCTGGCGGCGGCCATGTCGAAGTCGGCCAGCCGGCCGTAGTTCTCGGCGGCCTTGTTCGCGATCCGGGTCAGCGAGTAGAGCACGTCCTTGGCGAGTACCGGTTGGCCGTCGGTGAATGTGGCGTTGTCGCGTAGGTGGAACGTCCACCGGTCCAGGGTCTGGTTCGGCTTCCACGATCGGGCGAGGCGCGGCTGCGGGATGCCGTCGGCGCCGGGGACGGTCAGCACGTCGTAGGTCAGCGCGAAGCGCATGAGGTCCGACTCGTTGCCGAGTCCGCCGTGCGGGTCGTTGCTGGCGGTGGCCGGAGACCCCGGTACGACGTAGCGCAGGGTGCCGCCGTCGACCGGCGTGCCGGACTCGCCGGCGGAACCGCCGGTCGTGGTGTCGGCGCCGCACCCGCCCACCAGCAGGGCGGCGGCGATGGCGAGGGGCAGCAGTCTGCGCCGGGATAGGCGGGACTGGACAGCGATGTGCATCGGTTCTTCCATGGGCTGAGAGGGGAAGCGGTTATCGGAGCGTGTTCGGCAGTGCCGCGAGTGCCTGGTCCAGGTGGCCGGCGATCGTCTTGGCGGCGTCCCCGGTGAGCAGCGAGTAGTGGTGCCCCTCGACGACGACCTCGTGCACCGGGCCGCGCACGTGCCCGCGCCAGCCGAGGACCGGCAGGTCGGGCGCGTCGTCGACACCCATGCCGACGCCGCTGTTGCGCGGTGACGGCAGCGCCGCCCGGATGAGGAGCAGCCGGGTGTCGGGATCGCTCAGGTGACCCGCACGGTGTTCGCCGAGCGTCCGCAGGTGACGTTCGAAGACCCGCAGCCGGAGGTCGGCGCTGTCCCGTGCGTTGAGCAGGCCGGCGTGACGCAGCCGTTCGGTGACGTAGGCGCGGACTTCGTCGCCGGTGCCGCCGAGCAGCTCGGCTTCCTCGGCCGGGCCGAGTCCGAAATCCAGGTCGAGAAACGCCTCGAGCGAGTGCAGGTAGCGCAGCGCGGCGACCGCGCCCGGAACTCCCGGGCCGTGCAGGGCCCTGATCCGGTCCGGCGTGTTGGAGTCGACCATGAACAGCAGGGCGCTGCTTCCGCCACGCCGTTCCAGCACACAGGCCATCTCGTGGGCCAGGGTGCCGCCCATCGACCAACCGCCGAGCAGGTACGGGCCGTGCGGCTGGTACGTGCGCACCGCGTCCAGGTAGTGCTCGGCCAGCGCCGGAATGTCCTCCGGCTCGACACCGCCGGTGAGGGCCGGGTCGGTCAGGCCGACCACCGGCCGGTCGTCGGTGAGCAGCCGGACGAGTTCGCCATAACAGAGCACGTCCCCGCCGGACGGGTGGATCAGGAACAGCGGCGGCTTGGCGGCGCCGGCACGCAGCAGCAGCGCGGTCTCACCCCGGCCCGTCGCGGCTTCGGCCGGTTGCCCGGCCACGGCCGACCGTGCGGGCCGTGGCGCCTGCCACTCCTCGGCCGTGCCTGCCAGTCGCCGGACCCGGTCGACGTACGCGGCGAACACCTGGTCCGCCTCGTCGGCGGGCAGGACGTCCGCCAACACGTCCCACTGCAGGAGCAGGGCGCCGTGCTGCTCGATCACCTGGTGGTCGAGCCAGGTCTGCGGCGTGCTGCTCACCCCGTACACGGGTGTGCCCATCCAGTCCAGGTCATGCTCGCCGCCGAGCGCGTCGGTCAGCCCCAGCGCGCTGGTGAACACCACGGGTACCGACTCGGTCCGGCCGCTGCGCGCGGACTTCTCCGCCAACAGTTCGAGCGCGGAGAACTCGCGATGGTCCAGGTCGCGGAAGAGAGTCCGCTGCGCCTCGGCCGCGTCCCCGGCGAACGTCCCGGGGCGCGACCGGTCGACCTCGTGCAGCAGCAGCGACGTGAAATCCCCAACGACCAGGTCGACGTCTGGATGCACCCGCGGCCGGTCGAACAGGGTCAGGGTGATGGCGAACCGTCCCTGCCCGGACCAGGCGGCCAGCGCGTCCGCGTACGCCGCGAGTAGGACCGCGGTCGGGGTGAGGCCCCGACGGGCGGCTTCCGCCCGGAGCGCCTGCCACTGTGGCGGCTCCAGCCGGGCGGCGCGCCGCGCGAACCGGGGCCGGGTCCCCGGTGGTGCCGGACGGACCGGCAGCGCGGGCGCCCCGGGCAGGCGGTCGAGCCGACTCCGCCAATAGTCCGCCGCCCGGTTTCGTTCCGGACCCCGCGCCCGCTGCTCCAACGCCGCGACACACGCCGCGAAGGTCGTACCCACCCGGGGCAGCCGGGCGGCCGGATCCTCGTACCGGGCGCGGACCTCGCGGTCCCAGAGCAGAAAGCTGGCGGTGTCGCAGACGAGCACGTCGACGTTGACGAAGAGACGTACGGTCCCCCCGGGAAGCCGGGCGGCGCGGATGTCGACCAGCGGCCAGCGACCCGGACGTGGTTCCCGCCCGACCATCTCCGCTCTGATCCGGGCGAGCTTCTCCTGTCGCGTGGCTTCGTCGAGCGTGGACAGGTCCCGCACCCGGATGCGATAGCGGGGCACCCGGTCGAGAATCCGGTTTCGGCCTTCGGGGGTGATGATCGCGCGGAGCATCGGATGCCGGGCGATCACGGCGTTCCACGCGTCCTCGTACCGGCCCACGTCCAGCCCTGGGCAGTCGTGTTCCAAGTGGAACGAGCAGGGCACGTCACCCAGGCGGTAGCCGCCGGACCCGCCGACCCAATATGCGTGCTGTACCCGGGTCAGCGGGAACTCCCGTGGCCCCTCCGCGTCTGGTCCGGCGTCCTCAAACTCCGTCCCGACGTGCGTGTCGGCGTCGGCGGACGGGCCGGCGTCACCCGCCGGGCCCGGCCCGTCCGCTCCGGCCAGGAGCACCGCCAGCGACGCGACGGTCGGTCGGGCCAACAGGTCCTGCAGGCGCAGTTGGACGCCGTGCTCGTCGCGGAGCCGGGCCAACATGCGGGTGGCGAGCAGTGAGTGCCCACCGAGGGCGAAGAAGTCGGCGTCCCGGTCGGACACCTCGAACCCGAGCAGCTCCGACCAGATCCTGGCGAGGGTCGCCTCCGCGTTCCCACGGGGGTCAGCGCCCTCCGCCGGGACGTCCCGTCCGATGGGCGCGGCGGGTCGCTGTACCTCGGTCGTCCCGCCGACGAGGCGGGGGCGCAAATCGGCGGGGGAAACCGCGACCAGTGCGGGGGCACGCCCGCGACCAGCCAGGGCGAGCAGCCGGTCCAGCGACCGCATGCCGTCCCGCCGCCCGATCGAGTGACGGGACGCGACGGCCCGCTCAGCGCCGCCCGGACCGACCCGCCAGCCGTCCCAGGCCACGCTGAGCCAGACCGTACCGCCGTGCGCGCCCAGCCGTTCCGCGAGCGCGTCGAGGTAGCGGTTGGCGGCGGCGTACGGGGCCAGGCCCAGGCCGCCGACAAGGGTCGTCGCCGACGACATCAGCAGCACGGTGGCCGGGCGGGTGCCCTCGGGCAGGTCCGCCAGGGCCCGCCGCAGGGCCACGGCGGCCGAGACTTTGGCCCGCGCGTGGCCATGTGCCACCTCGGGGTCGACGGCCCGCAGCGGGACGACCGCCGTCGAGGCGACCACGCCCGCGCCGTGTACCACGAGGTCCACGCGGCCGAACCGGTCGACGACATCGCGCAGCAGCGCCGCTGTGGCCGTAGGGTCCCCGGCGTCGATCGCCCGTACCTCCACCGGCAGACCCCGCTCGGTCAA contains:
- a CDS encoding ABC transporter permease — protein: MIARRLARTALLALAATAVVFAATEALPGDAGTLRDAGRASPEQVARAREQLGLDEPLVMRYLRWLGGLLQGDLGRSLSSGRPVSDLLGQRLPATISLVAAALAVTVLLTTAGLVVTHLCRGRGGTLAAGLAAVPQAVYAAALGALLSGMLGWLPAVSLLPLGGHPWQEPRMLLLPALALALPSAAFAGTLLRGVLTDTLRRPHVVDAYRRGLPPALVLRRHVLPFLAVPAIQVLALTAGWLAAGTALVETVYGFPGLGGLLVSAVAVRDVPVVQGAALMPVVAVLVGMLLADLAAAAVHRTARPAAARCTAALGGTH
- a CDS encoding ABC transporter substrate-binding protein, which gives rise to MHIAVQSRLSRRRLLPLAIAAALLVGGCGADTTTGGSAGESGTPVDGGTLRYVVPGSPATASNDPHGGLGNESDLMRFALTYDVLTVPGADGIPQPRLARSWKPNQTLDRWTFHLRDNATFTDGQPVLAKDVLYSLTRIANKAAENYGRLADFDMAAASAPDDHTVILATRAPMAEAPKALESISFVVPDGSTDFSKPVHGSGPFRVTGTDAQTAVLVRNDHWWGERPHLDRIEIRAVADPQARAVAVTSGQADVAGSVSPAAVKAAEAGGGVQVVRRKGVTEYPIIMRLDSAPFSDPRVREAFRLAADRQALVDTVFLGYGQIANDLPTPYDPSYPKGLTQRTRDMDRARDLLKQAGHADGLRLTLHTTTSYPGMDTTATLYAKQLADIGVRVEVKLEPADTYWTAIYAKKNFYVGYYGGISFPDLVRVGLLAAAPTNETAWRSAPFDAEFNAAMGILDPAERNARLARIQQDLWRDGGYVVWGVGDGLDLIAPGVHDLPDGPGFQRMFIERAWKAK